One Jeotgalibaca porci genomic region harbors:
- a CDS encoding pyridoxal-phosphate dependent enzyme: protein MDAFVASVGTGGTLTGVGRSLRTANPNVEIFAVEPEASQSLSGGVEGLHPLVGMGYGFIPPVLELTLYNGVVRVTTEEAYAMSDRLPKEQGLLVSDATAAAIVGAVEVAKRLGRGKTVVVV from the coding sequence ATCGATGCTTTCGTAGCTTCGGTTGGAACAGGTGGAACCTTAACCGGAGTCGGCCGTTCCTTGCGAACTGCTAATCCGAATGTTGAAATTTTCGCAGTTGAACCGGAAGCTTCCCAATCGTTGAGTGGTGGAGTCGAAGGACTTCATCCTTTAGTAGGAATGGGTTACGGCTTTATTCCTCCTGTGTTAGAATTAACGCTTTATAACGGTGTTGTTCGTGTGACGACTGAAGAAGCGTACGCAATGAGCGACCGTCTCCCCAAAGAGCAAGGGTTATTGGTCAGTGACGCGACTGCGGCAGCCATTGTTGGAGCAGTGGAAGTAGCCAAACGACTTGGCCGTGGAAAAACGGTCGTTGTTGTTTAA
- a CDS encoding pyridoxal-phosphate dependent enzyme, protein MTEVIKTLATQIGETPVVELPTVSPEGAAKIYLKLEFLNPSGSLKDRVMLNLIEIAEEDGAIGPGSTLVDACDQHAGISLAMLAASKGYRSLIVTPEGLNPAIEAIITKYGGEILYTPLDAGMSGAISQAEEIARNKEYYYLAQFTNLGNPSVHEATTGPEILEAMGKLKSMLS, encoded by the coding sequence ATGACAGAAGTTATTAAAACGTTAGCGACGCAAATAGGGGAAACACCCGTAGTTGAATTGCCAACAGTCAGCCCGGAAGGTGCAGCCAAGATTTACTTGAAGCTTGAATTTTTGAATCCCAGCGGCAGTTTGAAAGACCGGGTTATGTTGAATTTGATAGAGATTGCAGAAGAAGACGGTGCTATCGGACCAGGCTCAACACTTGTAGATGCCTGTGACCAACATGCCGGTATTTCACTCGCCATGCTAGCTGCTTCCAAAGGGTATCGCAGTCTGATTGTGACGCCGGAAGGATTAAACCCAGCCATCGAAGCAATCATCACGAAGTACGGCGGTGAAATCTTGTATACACCGTTAGATGCAGGGATGTCTGGAGCCATCAGCCAAGCTGAAGAAATCGCCCGAAATAAGGAGTACTATTATTTAGCGCAATTTACGAATCTAGGTAATCCGTCTGTACACGAAGCGACAACGGGACCGGAAATACTGGAAGCAATGGGGAAACTAAAATCGATGCTTTCGTAG
- the hslO gene encoding Hsp33 family molecular chaperone HslO, with translation MTDYLIKGMAYDNQFRVYAIDATEAVAEAQRRHDTWSASSAALGRTMVGSLLVATTGLKGDQKMTVIVNGNGLGGRILADANAQGDVKGYIQNPHVSLPLNANGKLDVRAVVGTEGTLSVIKDLGLKEPFSGQVPIVSGELGEDFTYYMANSEQIPSAVGLSVLVDTDDSIKVAGGFMIQVLPFASDEAIASIEKNIAEMPLVSRLMENGATPEDILHRILGEENVHFIEKMPVQFKCDCSHDRFKQGMAAIGTEELTAIIEEDHGAEVVCQFCGTKYNYTEDELTELLNANK, from the coding sequence ATGACTGATTATTTAATTAAAGGAATGGCGTACGATAACCAATTCCGTGTATATGCAATTGACGCAACAGAAGCTGTAGCAGAAGCACAAAGACGCCACGACACGTGGAGCGCTTCTTCAGCGGCATTAGGAAGAACAATGGTCGGATCTCTTTTAGTAGCAACAACGGGATTAAAAGGCGATCAAAAAATGACCGTAATCGTAAATGGTAACGGACTGGGCGGCCGTATCTTAGCGGATGCGAATGCACAGGGCGATGTAAAAGGGTATATCCAAAACCCACACGTCAGCTTACCTCTGAATGCGAACGGAAAGTTGGATGTACGTGCCGTTGTTGGAACAGAAGGAACGTTATCGGTTATTAAGGACTTGGGACTAAAAGAGCCATTCTCTGGTCAAGTGCCAATTGTCAGTGGTGAGTTGGGTGAAGACTTCACTTACTATATGGCGAACTCCGAGCAGATTCCTTCAGCAGTTGGCTTGAGTGTGTTGGTTGATACAGATGATTCAATCAAAGTAGCGGGCGGCTTCATGATTCAAGTATTACCATTTGCATCTGACGAAGCAATTGCTTCTATTGAGAAGAATATTGCTGAAATGCCACTTGTTTCCCGTTTGATGGAAAATGGCGCAACACCGGAAGATATCTTGCACCGCATTCTAGGTGAAGAGAATGTTCACTTTATCGAAAAAATGCCAGTTCAATTCAAATGTGATTGCTCACACGACCGTTTCAAACAAGGGATGGCTGCAATCGGAACAGAAGAATTGACAGCTATTATCGAAGAAGACCACGGCGCAGAAGTTGTCTGCCAGTTCTGTGGAACAAAATATAACTATACAGAAGATGAGTTGACTGAATTACTGAACGCAAATAAGTAA